The following coding sequences are from one Rhineura floridana isolate rRhiFlo1 chromosome 2, rRhiFlo1.hap2, whole genome shotgun sequence window:
- the LANCL1 gene encoding glutathione S-transferase LANCL1, translating into MAQRAFPNPFADYDKSLATGYFDPSGRLTPEFTQHLNNKIRELLQQMERGLKSADPRDCTGYTGWTGVALLYLHLYDVYGDPSFLQMAQEYVKKSLSCLTKRSITFLCGDAGPLAVAAVVYHKLKNDKQAEDCIARLLHLPKLDPRVPDEMLYGRMGYLYALLFVNKQFGEEKIPQNHIQQVCEAVVASGENLAKRRNFTAKSPMMYEWYQEYYVGAAHGLAGIYYYLMQPGLGVSQAKLHNVVKPSVDYVCQLKFPSGNYPPCIEDNRDLLVHWCHGAPGIIYMLLQAYKVFGEQKYLSDALQCAEVIWQWGLLKKGYGLCHGTAGNAYAFLALYNLTQEMKYLYRACKFAEWCLSYGQHGCRTPDTPFSLFEGMAGTIYFLADLLVPTKAKFPAFEL; encoded by the exons ATGGCCCAGAGGGCCTTCCCGAATCCTTTTGCAGACTATGACAAATCCTTGGCCACAGGATACTTTGACCCGTCGGGGCGG CTGACTCCTGAGTTCACTCAGCACCTGAACAATAAGATCAGGGAACTTCTCCAACAGATGGAAAGAGGCCTGAAATCTGCAGACCCCAGGGATTGTACTGGCTATACTGGCTGGACAG GTGTTGCACTGCTGTACTTGCACCTGTATGATGTATATGGAGACCCCTCTTTCCTTCAGATGGCTCAGGAATATGTGAAGAAGAGCCTTAGTTGCCTGACAAAGCGATCCATCACCTTCTTGTGTGGGGATGCTGGACCTCTGGCAGTGGCTGCAGTGGTATACCACAAGCTAAAGAATGACAAACAAGCAGAAGATTGCATTGCTCG CTTGCTGCATCTGCCCAAACTTGATCCTCGAGTTCCTGATGAGATGCTTTATGGACGTATGGGGTACTTATATGCTTTGCTATTCGTGAACAAGCAATTTGGAGAGGAAAAGATCCCTCAAAACCATATCCAACAG GTCTGTGAGGCAGTTGTGGCGTCTGGTGAGAACTTGGCCAAAAGGCGGAATTTCACAGCTAAGAGCCCAATGATGTATGAATGGTACCAGGAATACTACGTAGGAGCTGCTCATGGCCTAGCAGGGATCTATTATTATCTCATGCAG CCTGGCCTTGGTGTGAGTCAAGCAAAGCTGCATAATGTGGTCAAGCCAAGTGTGGATTACGTTTGCCAGCTGAAGTTCCCATCCGGCAATTACCCCCCATGCATTGAAGACAATAGAGACTTGCTGGTTCATTGGTGTCATGGTGCACCTGGCATTATCTACATGCTTCTACAGGCCTATAAG GTGTTTGGGGAGCAGAAGTACCTCAGTGATGCCTTGCAGTGTGCTGAAGTGATTTGGCAGTGGGGGTTGCTGAAGAAAGGTTACGGGCTGTGTCATGGTACAGCTGGCAATGCATATGCCTTCCTGGCTCTCTACAACCTCACTCAAGAGATGAAATATCTCTACAGAGCCTGCAAG TTTGCAGAATGGTGTTTGAGTTACGGGCAACACGGGTGTCGGACACCGGATACTCCATTTTCTCTCTTTGAAG GAATGGCTGGAACAATATATTTTCTTGCTGACCTGCTGGTACCAACTAAGGCTAAGTTCCCAGCTTTTGAACTATGA